One window from the genome of Cricetulus griseus strain 17A/GY chromosome 2, alternate assembly CriGri-PICRH-1.0, whole genome shotgun sequence encodes:
- the Gpbar1 gene encoding G-protein coupled bile acid receptor 1 — MMTPNNTGEVASSIPMGALELSLALASLIVVANLLLALGIALDRHLRSPPAGCFFLSLLLAGLLTGLALPILPGLWSRSHRGYWSCLLLHLAPNFSFLSLLANLLLVHGERYVAVLQPLRPHGSLRLALLLTWVSPLLFASLPALGWNHWSPGANCSSQVVFPAPYLYLEVYGLLLPSVGAAALLSVRVLATAHRQLQDICRLERAVCRDTPSALARALTWRQARAQAGATLLFLLCWGPYVATLLLSVLAYERRPPLGPGTLLSLISLGSASAAAVPVAMGLADQRYTAPWRAAAQRWLRVLRGRAKRDSPGPSIAYHTSSQSSMDLGLN; from the coding sequence ATGATGACACCCAACAACACTGGGGAGGTGGCCAGCTCCATTCCCATGGGGGCACTGGAGCTTTCCCTGGCCCTGGCAAGCCTCATCGTCGTCGCCAACCTGCTCCTGGCCCTAGGCATCGCCCTGGATCGCCACCTGCGCAGCCCACCTGCCGGCTGCTTCTTCCTAAGCCTGTTACTGGCCGGGCTACTCACAGGGCTGGCACTGCCCATCCTTCCTGGGCTGTGGAGCAGGAGCCACCGGGGCTACTGGTCCTGCCTCCTTCTCCACTTGGCACccaacttctctttcctttccctgctcGCCAATCTGCTGCTAGTGCATGGGGAGCGCTATGTGGCAGTCTTGCAGCCACTCCGGCCCCATGGGAGTCTGCGACTAGCACTGCTCCTCACCTGGGTCAGCCCCCTGCTCTTTGCCAGCCTGCCTGCTCTGGGCTGGAACCACTGGAGTCCTGGTGCAAACTGCAGCTCCCAAGTTGTCTTCCCAGCCCCCTACCTCTACCTCGAAGTCTATGGGCTCCTTTTGCCTTCTGTGGGGGCTGCTGCCCTTCTCTCTGTCCGAGTGTTGGCCACTGCCCACCGCCAGCTGCAGGATATCTGCCGACTGGAACGGGCAGTGTGCCGTGATACACCCTCAGCCCTGGCCAGAGCTCTCACCTGGAGGCAGGCTAGGGCACAGGCAGGAGCCACGCTGCTCTTTTTGCTGTGCTGGGGACCCTATGTGGCGACACTGCTCCTGTCAGTGTTGGCTTATGAGCGGCGTCCACCACTAGGGCCTGGAACTCTGTTATCTCTCATCTCACTGGGCAGCGCCAGTGCTGCAGCTGTGCCTGTAGCCATGGGTCTGGCTGATCAACGCTACACAGCCCCATGGAGGGCAGCTGCCCAAAGGTGGCTGCGAGTGCTTCGAGGAAGAGCCAAGAGGGACAGTCCAGGCCCCAGCATTGCCTACCACACCAGCAGCCAAAGCAGCATGGACCTGGGCTTGAATTAG